One genomic window of Luteitalea pratensis includes the following:
- a CDS encoding Hcp family type VI secretion system effector — MAVDVFLKIGDVKGESKDDKHKDEIDVLSWSWGVSNPVDARAGAGKGAGKANFQDLSFMHALDKSSPVLMKACAMGDHFKDATLVSRKSGKGQLEYLIVKLKEVFISSIQPSGSSEHPMESVSIVFGHIDLEYKPQKDDGTLDAGLHFIYDLQKQVDS, encoded by the coding sequence ATGGCAGTAGATGTGTTCTTGAAAATCGGCGACGTCAAGGGCGAGTCGAAGGATGACAAACACAAGGACGAGATAGACGTCCTGTCGTGGTCCTGGGGCGTGTCCAATCCCGTTGACGCCCGTGCGGGCGCCGGCAAGGGAGCGGGCAAGGCGAACTTCCAGGACCTGAGCTTCATGCACGCCCTCGACAAGTCGTCGCCGGTGCTGATGAAGGCGTGCGCGATGGGCGACCACTTCAAGGACGCTACCCTCGTGTCGCGCAAGTCCGGCAAGGGGCAGTTGGAGTACCTGATCGTGAAGTTGAAGGAAGTCTTCATCTCCAGCATCCAGCCGTCTGGCAGTTCGGAGCACCCGATGGAGAGCGTGTCCATCGTCTTCGGACACATCGACCTGGAGTACAAGCCGCAGAAGGACGACGGCACGCTCGACGCGGGCCTTCACTTCATCTACGACCTCCAGAAGCAGGTCGACTCCTAG
- a CDS encoding Hcp family type VI secretion system effector gives MALPPDPAGTGDMYLMVKGARTGVIKGESQDEGHKGEINVLSWSWGMAAKVSLGGGAATGKASIHDLKIVKRIDSASTALMAALRTNEPIQKAVLTLRKAGKTQLEFLKITIERGRVISLTIAGGDEQGGHGVVEHIAFSFNQISVEYTPQGKDGQGGGGMVFQDQFEDAQ, from the coding sequence GTGGCTCTCCCTCCAGATCCCGCCGGCACCGGCGACATGTACCTGATGGTCAAGGGCGCCAGGACCGGCGTGATCAAGGGAGAGTCGCAAGATGAGGGCCACAAGGGCGAAATCAATGTCTTGAGCTGGTCGTGGGGCATGGCAGCCAAGGTGTCGCTCGGTGGCGGTGCCGCCACCGGCAAGGCCAGCATTCACGACCTCAAGATCGTCAAGCGGATCGACAGTGCATCCACGGCGCTCATGGCGGCGCTGCGGACCAACGAACCGATCCAGAAGGCCGTGCTCACCCTGCGGAAGGCCGGCAAGACCCAGCTCGAGTTCCTGAAGATCACCATCGAGCGCGGCCGCGTCATCTCCCTGACCATCGCGGGCGGTGACGAGCAGGGCGGGCATGGCGTGGTCGAACACATCGCCTTCTCGTTCAACCAGATCTCCGTCGAGTACACGCCGCAGGGCAAGGACGGCCAGGGCGGGGGCGGGATGGTCTTCCAAGATCAGTTCGAAGACGCACAATGA